The following coding sequences are from one Dama dama isolate Ldn47 chromosome 8, ASM3311817v1, whole genome shotgun sequence window:
- the THEMIS2 gene encoding protein THEMIS2: MEPVSLQDFVCALDPASLPRVLRVCSGVYFQGSIYEISGNECCLSTGDLIKVTHVRLQKVVCENPGTGQTTELAPNFQGHFSSLTGPQSYGTLEELVHAATQSSKLLPIRFMSTHRITTKARVVPEEQPLKLEAVEMHNGTCCARCVLDSGAQQVLLHLPLSQQGPFWELEPGPPRTLLQVLQDPALRAALLTCSAFPWRSLTLMPQYEVEAIMHLRRTVVKIPSTLEVDVEDVTASSQHIHFIQPLLLSEALARGGPFPLATEILEVPEGSPSFLSPWLSSLQKGQRLCLHGVASPPWRFLASTRGRKVPRHFMISSAYRGKLRRRPREFPTAYDLLGAFQPGQPLRVVTTKDCEGDELENLGFASLAVGDRLEVLGSGQALGPHEKDTDVLVCQRLGEQTGEEEAGEDDEVEDQEQILLPLYFSGGFVEELSDARRYSLQDLTAQFSLPCEVKVVAKDPRHPADPLPSFPGLQLEEKILEPFLVVSLDSDPEMCFEIPPRWLDLTVAEVEELPGQPSGPLPTATVEELTEAFYYRLRKLPAFESQAPPPRPPKSKGLSEQKKQMSKEKGVKSSQVSKLQEPPLLPKLRTKSLPKVTQDSSNLYSEVPGRKKGHRPAVPITEDSDDEHDYEEILEQFSKTL; encoded by the exons ATGGAGCCGGTGTCGCTGCAGGACTTCGTGTGCGCCCTGGACCCCGCCTCCCTCCCGCGTGTGCTGCGGGTCTGTTCGGGGGTCTACTTCCAGG GCTCCATCTACGAGATCTCTGGGAACGAGTGCTGCCTCTCCACAGGAGACTTGATCAAGGTCACCCACGTTCGCCTCCAAAAGGTGGTCTGTGAGAACCCAGGGACAGGCCAGACCACCGAGCTCGCTCCCAACTTCCAGG gccacTTCAGCTCCCTCACCGGCCCCCAGAGCTATGGAACCCTGGAGGAGCTGGTCCATGCTGCAACCCAGAGCTCCAAGCTACTGCCCATCCGCTTCATGTCGACCCACAGAATCACCACCAAGGCCAGGGTGGTGCCGGAAGAGCAGCCCCTCAAGCTGGAGGCTGTGGAGATGCACAACGGGACCTGCTGTGCCCGCTGCGTGCTGGACTCCGGGGCCCAGCAGGTCCTTCTGCACCTGCCCTTGTCCcagcaggggcccttctgggaaCTGGAGCCCGGGCCCCCTCGGACCCTGCTCCAGGTGCTGCAGGACCCCGCCCTGAGGGCCGCCCTCCTCACCTGCTCCGCCTTCCCCTGGCGCTCCCTGACCTTGATGCCCCAGTATGAGGTCGAAGCCATCATGCACT TGCGCAGGACCGTCGTCAAGATCCCCTCCACCCTGGAGGTCGACGTGGAGGATGTCACCGCCTCCTCGCAGCACATTCACTTCATACAGCCGCTGCTGCTGAGCGAGGCCCTGGCCcggggaggccccttccccctggccacagagatcctggaagTTCCGGAGGGGTCCCCCAGCTTCCTCAGCCCGTGGCTGAGCTCCTTACAGAAGGGCCAGAGGCTCTGCCTCCATGGCGTGGCTTCGCCGCCCTGGCGGTTCTTGGCCTCTACCAGGGGCCGGAAGGTGCCCAGACACTTCATGATCTCCAGCGCCTACCGGGGCAAGCTGCGGCGGCGGCCGAGAGAGTTCCCCACGGCCTATGACCTCCTGGGAGCTTTCCAGCCGGGCCAGCCACTCCGGGTCGTGACCACAAAGGACTGTGAGGGAGATGAGCTGGAGAACCTGGGGTTTGCGTCCCTGGCTGTGGGTGACAGGCTGGAGGTGCTGGGGTCTGGCCAGGCCCTTGGGCCACATGAGAAGGACACAGATGTCTTGGTGTGTCAGCGGCTAGGTGAGCAGACTGGGGAGGAAGAGGCTGGGGAGGATGACGAGGTGGAGGACCAAGAACAGATTCTGCTGCCCCTCTACTTCTCTGGCGGCTTTGTGGAGGAGCTGAGCGATGCCCGGCGCTACAGCCTGCAGGACCTGACTGCCCAGTTCTCACTGCCCTGTGAGGTCAAGGTGGTGGCCAAGGACCCCAGGCACCCCGCCGaccctctgccctccttcccgGGCCTGCAGCTGGAAGAAAAGATTCTGGAACCCTTCTTGGTGGTCAGCCTGGACTCCGACCCCGAGATGTGCTTCGAGATCCCTCCCCGGTGGCTGGATCTGACTGTCGCAGAGGTCGAGGAGCTGCCGGGCCAGCCATctgggcccctccccacagccacAGTGGAGGAGCTGACGGAGGCCTTCTACTATCGCCTGCGGAAGCTACCGGCCTTTGAGAGTCAAGCTCCCCCACCCAGGCCTCCGAAGAGTAAGGGCCTCAGTGAGCAGAAGAAGCAGATGAGCAAGGAGAAAGGAGTCAAG TCCTCTCAAGTCTCCAAATTGCAGGAACCACCTCTGCTGCCTAAACTCAGGACGAAGTCCTTGCCAAAGGTCACCCAGGACAGCTCCAATTTATATAGTGAGGTTCCTGGACGCAAGAAGGGCCACAGGCCTGCTGTGCCCATCACTGAAGATTCAG ATGATGAACATGATTACGAAGAAATACTTGAGCAGTTTTCGAAAACCCTCTAG